The genome window ACTAATGGAAGGTCAATTTGGTTAAGTGGATATACCATTTGTGATAGTCCTCTAAAGCCAGGGAATATTAAATTTGCAAAGGGGAGTAGGCGTTAATGAAAAGAATATTTTATAGTATGCTAATTCTTTTTCTATTAAGTGCATGTTCAAAAGGAGGTGGAATGGAGACGGAAGAGGAAATAGTCGATACAAATAATGTGAAGGTTCCTAGTACCATTTTTTATTCTGACAAACAAAATAGTGTAATTGATGAAGAAGAAATGAAATCAAGCATAAAAACATACTTAGACACCCATGAAGAATTATCTCTTGCTAGTTCCCCTTTTCAAGAGATAATAGACGAAGAAAAAGAATTAACGAAAAGTGATTTAGAGAAGTTAAAGCAAATTAACAGGCTTACAAGAGAAAATGATGATAACTTTTTAAACTATATCTCACAAAATACATTACCCCAGGGTTATCAAGAAGAATCCGAAAGAATAAGTAGATATATTACAAGTTTAAATGGGATGCTAGATGAATTAGATACAGTGCTCGACCAACTTACAGACGACTTGAATGAAGATGTCATTCCTACAGTAAACATGGACTCTTTATATAAAAGCAGTAAGGTAGTTAACGGAAGAGAACAGAAAAAAATAGAAGAGTTTCTGGAAAATAAAAATATCAAGACTAAAGCATTTGGACGTAAGCAATAAGAAAACAGCAGATTAGAACTGTAAACAGGGCTGTTCTTAAAA of Niallia circulans contains these proteins:
- a CDS encoding NDxxF motif lipoprotein codes for the protein MKRIFYSMLILFLLSACSKGGGMETEEEIVDTNNVKVPSTIFYSDKQNSVIDEEEMKSSIKTYLDTHEELSLASSPFQEIIDEEKELTKSDLEKLKQINRLTRENDDNFLNYISQNTLPQGYQEESERISRYITSLNGMLDELDTVLDQLTDDLNEDVIPTVNMDSLYKSSKVVNGREQKKIEEFLENKNIKTKAFGRKQ